A single Thermocrinis jamiesonii DNA region contains:
- the phoU gene encoding phosphate signaling complex protein PhoU, with protein MKLHAELEETKQLVLKMADAVKTAVEKAIESLNKQDSALAEEIIKGDDFIDQLEVEIERRCIRMIALYQPEAVDLRLIMGMYKVVSDLERIGDEAENIAERSILLSQEPPLKPYINLTFMANTVKTMIEDAVISFFHRDTDLAKKVIERDDMVDELYHQLERELITYVMEDPRNIKRVLSLSFVARHFERMADHAENIAEMAIYWSEGEMVKHQHIKEKKEGETEQ; from the coding sequence ATGAAACTGCACGCTGAGCTTGAAGAAACCAAACAGCTTGTTCTAAAGATGGCTGATGCGGTAAAAACCGCAGTGGAAAAGGCTATAGAATCACTTAACAAACAGGACAGCGCCCTTGCGGAAGAAATAATAAAGGGGGATGATTTTATAGATCAGTTAGAGGTTGAAATAGAGAGGCGCTGTATAAGAATGATAGCTCTGTATCAACCTGAAGCTGTGGATCTTAGGCTCATTATGGGTATGTATAAAGTGGTATCTGACTTAGAAAGAATAGGGGATGAAGCGGAGAATATAGCGGAGAGGTCCATCCTGTTATCCCAAGAACCTCCGTTAAAACCCTACATAAACCTAACCTTTATGGCAAACACTGTAAAGACTATGATAGAAGACGCGGTTATAAGTTTCTTCCACAGAGATACAGATCTTGCAAAAAAAGTTATAGAAAGGGATGATATGGTAGATGAACTTTATCATCAGTTGGAGAGAGAACTTATAACCTACGTGATGGAGGACCCAAGAAACATAAAAAGGGTCTTAAGTCTATCTTTTGTAGCAAGGCACTTTGAGAGGATGGCAGATCATGCAGAAAATATAGCGGAGATGGCAATATATTGGTCCGAAGGGGAAATGGTAAAACACCAGCACATAAAAGAAAAAAAAGAAGGAGAAACTGAGCAGTAG
- the tmk gene encoding dTMP kinase, which produces MKGFIISFEGIDGAGKSTQAKKLYQFLKQLGWSVSLYRDPGSTLLAERLREMVLESNLDPITELLMFESARSSLVWEKILPDLKEGKIIILDRFIDSTTAYQGYGKEINLGTVNILNHIACRGIKPNLTFLLNVSLERALQRLGGKKSRFEDPKYLKRVRDGYLQIFYSEKERDIFLIDADRSEEEVFEDIKNITIEKLRAVLK; this is translated from the coding sequence GTGAAAGGTTTTATCATAAGCTTTGAGGGAATAGACGGTGCAGGAAAAAGCACACAGGCAAAAAAACTTTACCAATTTCTAAAACAGCTCGGCTGGAGTGTCTCCCTATACAGAGACCCAGGTTCAACTTTGTTGGCAGAAAGGCTAAGAGAAATGGTGTTAGAATCTAACTTAGACCCTATAACAGAGCTTCTTATGTTTGAAAGTGCAAGGTCAAGTCTTGTGTGGGAAAAGATCCTTCCAGACCTAAAAGAAGGTAAGATAATCATACTGGACAGGTTTATAGATTCAACTACCGCTTACCAAGGATATGGCAAAGAGATAAACTTGGGGACAGTAAATATTTTAAATCACATAGCCTGCAGGGGAATAAAGCCCAATCTCACTTTTTTGTTGAACGTTTCCTTAGAACGAGCTTTGCAAAGGTTAGGTGGTAAAAAAAGCAGGTTTGAAGACCCAAAATATTTAAAAAGGGTAAGGGATGGATACCTACAGATTTTTTATTCCGAAAAAGAAAGGGATATATTTCTGATAGACGCGGATAGGTCAGAGGAAGAGGTTTTTGAGGACATAAAAAACATAACCATAGAAAAGCTTCGAGCGGTATTAAAATAG
- a CDS encoding glycogen synthase yields the protein MKIVMVATESAPYIKTGGLGDVVHSLSKALIKLGHTVYVIMPKYAKLRRDLSRKAKEGVSLYFDHKWLTFDIYEDILDHVRYFFIDYKDYYNREYPYAPPKGDYHDNALRFGFLCLASLQAIRELKLNPDIIHIHDWHTGLLPLYKGLYYHDLEKVPVVFTVHNGMHQGIFDAQFLPSLNLPWELFRPYGGIEFYGKINFMKAGVLFCDVLTTVSPSYAEELKQSCYGLEGVFREKKYFFGILNGIDYDVWNPESDQLIISNYSVKNFKKGKLKNKAHIKEIFGLKTEDYRPLIGIVARLTAQKGFDLLALAVEEIIKEEFDMIILGSGEDRYKEMLMELSRKFLNFKVRIEYSEELAHKIYAGADMFLMPSLFEPCGISQMIAMRYGTVPIVRRTGGLKDTVKDVLEDPKNGTGFSFENYDPKDMMNSLLRARVFYDMEFCNSHRVWSDIVKRCMKQDFSWEKSAREYESVYSTARMLRLYDH from the coding sequence ATGAAAATAGTTATGGTTGCTACTGAAAGCGCACCATACATAAAGACTGGAGGGTTGGGAGACGTTGTCCATTCCCTTTCCAAGGCCCTCATTAAACTGGGACATACGGTCTATGTAATAATGCCCAAGTATGCAAAGTTAAGAAGGGATCTATCAAGAAAAGCAAAAGAAGGAGTGAGCTTATACTTTGATCACAAATGGCTTACCTTTGACATCTACGAAGACATACTGGACCATGTGAGATACTTTTTTATAGACTACAAAGACTATTACAACAGAGAATATCCTTACGCACCACCTAAGGGGGATTACCACGATAATGCGCTTAGGTTTGGTTTTCTTTGCTTAGCTAGCCTTCAGGCTATAAGAGAGCTAAAACTAAATCCTGATATTATCCACATACACGATTGGCATACGGGACTTTTACCACTATATAAGGGTCTTTATTACCATGATTTAGAAAAAGTGCCCGTTGTTTTTACTGTGCATAATGGTATGCATCAGGGCATATTTGACGCTCAATTTTTGCCTTCCTTAAACTTGCCATGGGAACTGTTCCGTCCTTACGGTGGGATAGAGTTTTACGGAAAGATAAACTTTATGAAAGCTGGAGTGCTCTTCTGCGATGTTTTGACTACCGTAAGCCCTTCTTATGCAGAAGAGTTAAAGCAGTCTTGCTACGGACTGGAAGGAGTCTTTAGAGAGAAAAAATACTTTTTTGGCATATTAAACGGCATAGACTACGATGTTTGGAATCCAGAGAGTGACCAGCTAATAATTTCAAACTATAGTGTAAAAAACTTTAAGAAGGGTAAGCTAAAAAATAAGGCTCATATTAAAGAAATATTTGGTTTAAAAACTGAAGATTATAGGCCATTAATAGGCATTGTAGCAAGGCTTACCGCTCAAAAAGGTTTTGACCTTTTGGCTTTGGCGGTGGAAGAGATAATAAAAGAAGAGTTTGATATGATAATACTTGGCTCGGGAGAGGATAGGTATAAGGAGATGCTAATGGAACTAAGCAGGAAGTTCCTAAATTTTAAGGTACGTATTGAATATTCTGAAGAGTTAGCCCATAAAATATACGCGGGCGCGGATATGTTTCTTATGCCATCCCTTTTTGAACCGTGCGGTATATCCCAGATGATCGCTATGCGCTATGGGACTGTGCCAATAGTTAGGCGCACAGGTGGTTTGAAAGATACGGTAAAGGATGTGCTGGAAGATCCAAAAAACGGCACAGGCTTTAGCTTTGAAAACTATGACCCAAAGGATATGATGAACTCTCTGCTAAGGGCAAGGGTCTTTTACGATATGGAGTTTTGCAACTCACACAGGGTATGGTCGGATATTGTAAAGAGATGTATGAAACAGGATTTTTCTTGGGAAAAAAGCGCAAGGGAGTATGAATCTGTCTATTCTACCGCAAGGATGCTAAGGCTCTATGATCATTGA
- the rfaE2 gene encoding D-glycero-beta-D-manno-heptose 1-phosphate adenylyltransferase: protein MIIELNELLSLLKDLRGKKKIVFTNGCFDILHAGHADYLKKAKSLGDILVVGINSDESIRRIKGEKRPIIPQELRAFLLDSLKPVDYVVIFEEDTPLELIKAIKPDVLVKGADWDVDKIVGADFVLSYGGKVERIEFSFEISTSKIIEKILKAYC, encoded by the coding sequence ATGATCATTGAACTGAACGAACTTCTCAGTTTGCTAAAGGACCTAAGGGGGAAGAAAAAGATCGTTTTTACCAACGGATGTTTTGACATACTCCACGCAGGGCACGCAGATTATCTAAAAAAGGCTAAATCTTTGGGAGACATACTTGTTGTAGGCATAAACTCTGACGAGTCCATAAGAAGAATAAAAGGCGAAAAAAGGCCTATAATACCGCAAGAGCTGAGAGCTTTTCTTTTGGACAGTCTAAAACCGGTGGATTACGTGGTTATTTTCGAAGAGGACACACCTTTGGAGCTCATAAAAGCCATAAAGCCGGACGTTTTGGTAAAGGGTGCAGATTGGGATGTGGATAAGATAGTTGGTGCAGACTTTGTGCTGTCTTACGGTGGAAAGGTCGAAAGGATAGAATTTTCCTTTGAGATCTCTACTAGCAAGATCATTGAGAAGATATTAAAAGCATACTGCTAA
- the carB gene encoding carbamoyl-phosphate synthase large subunit, with protein sequence MPKDTSIRRILIIGSGPIVIGQAAEFDYSGTQACKALKQEGYEVVLINSNPATIMTDPHMADRTYIEPLTVEVVEEIIRKEKPDALLPTLGGQTALNLAVKLHEEGILEKYGVRLIGANYEAIKKGEDRELFRQAMRKIGLKVPESAVVSSLEEGLKAVKEIGFPVILRPAFTLGGTGGSIAYNVEEFKEKLEIALKTSPIHQVLLDKSLIGWKEYEFEVIRDKKDNVIIVCSIENFDPMGVHTGDSITVAPAQTLTDKEYQILRDACIEIMREIGVDTGGSNIQFAVNPENGDFYVIEMNPRVSRSSALASKATGFPIAKVAAKLAVGYTLDELKNEITKHTPASFEPSIDYVVVKIPRFDFAKFPEADRTLTTMMKSVGEVMAIGRTFKEALMKAIKSLEMDRYGLYIPSIAKLSDEELRNAIRTPNPDRLWHIAEGFRRGFSIDEIYELSYIDRWFLYNIKQIVDFEKVLFERQLDEETLRQAKEMGFSDREIARIKGMSEEEVRTLRSSYGLFPAFKGVDTCAGEFFAYTPYYYSSYERPYYHIDGTVLIDED encoded by the coding sequence ATGCCTAAGGACACATCCATAAGGAGAATTTTAATAATCGGATCGGGTCCAATAGTCATAGGTCAAGCTGCAGAGTTTGATTATTCCGGCACTCAAGCCTGTAAGGCTCTAAAGCAAGAAGGATACGAAGTGGTGCTTATCAACTCTAACCCTGCAACCATCATGACAGACCCACACATGGCGGACAGAACCTACATAGAACCTCTTACCGTTGAAGTGGTAGAAGAGATTATAAGAAAGGAAAAACCCGATGCACTTCTTCCCACCCTTGGGGGGCAGACTGCTCTTAACTTAGCGGTAAAGCTTCACGAAGAAGGAATTTTGGAAAAGTATGGAGTTAGACTTATAGGTGCTAACTACGAAGCTATAAAGAAAGGAGAAGATAGAGAGCTTTTTAGACAGGCTATGAGAAAGATAGGACTAAAGGTGCCAGAAAGTGCAGTAGTATCATCATTGGAGGAAGGTTTAAAGGCTGTAAAGGAGATAGGTTTTCCGGTAATTCTAAGACCTGCTTTTACCCTTGGAGGCACAGGTGGTTCCATAGCCTACAATGTGGAAGAGTTCAAAGAAAAATTGGAAATAGCCCTTAAGACATCTCCTATACATCAGGTGCTTTTGGACAAATCGCTGATAGGTTGGAAGGAGTATGAATTTGAGGTAATAAGAGACAAAAAGGACAATGTGATCATAGTATGTTCCATAGAAAACTTTGACCCAATGGGTGTGCATACGGGCGATTCTATAACAGTAGCTCCAGCTCAAACGCTTACTGACAAAGAGTATCAGATCCTAAGGGATGCATGCATAGAGATTATGAGAGAGATAGGAGTGGATACGGGAGGATCTAACATACAGTTTGCGGTTAATCCGGAAAATGGAGACTTTTACGTTATTGAGATGAACCCGAGAGTTTCAAGGTCTTCAGCTCTTGCTTCAAAAGCAACAGGCTTTCCCATAGCAAAGGTGGCAGCAAAGTTAGCGGTGGGATATACCTTAGATGAGCTAAAGAACGAAATAACAAAGCACACTCCTGCCAGCTTTGAGCCATCCATAGATTACGTGGTTGTTAAAATCCCACGCTTTGATTTTGCCAAGTTTCCAGAGGCAGACAGAACCTTAACCACTATGATGAAGTCCGTGGGAGAAGTTATGGCTATTGGGAGGACTTTCAAAGAAGCTCTGATGAAAGCTATAAAAAGCTTAGAAATGGACAGATACGGTTTATACATACCTTCAATAGCCAAACTCTCGGACGAAGAGCTAAGAAATGCCATCAGAACACCAAACCCAGATAGGTTATGGCACATAGCGGAGGGCTTTAGAAGAGGCTTTAGCATAGATGAGATCTACGAGCTTTCTTACATAGACAGATGGTTTTTATACAACATAAAGCAGATAGTGGATTTTGAAAAAGTTCTCTTTGAAAGACAGTTGGATGAAGAAACGCTCAGGCAAGCAAAGGAAATGGGCTTTTCAGACAGAGAGATCGCAAGAATAAAGGGCATGTCAGAAGAAGAGGTAAGAACTCTGAGAAGCTCTTATGGTCTTTTCCCAGCATTTAAAGGGGTGGATACTTGCGCAGGGGAATTTTTTGCCTACACGCCCTATTACTACTCTTCTTACGAAAGACCATACTATCACATAGACGGGACAGTTCTGATTGATGAAGATTAA
- a CDS encoding site-2 protease family protein has translation MNVQDLVIAIPAIMVAVILHEYAHGWVAYKMGDPTAKEEGRLTLNPIPHIDLLGTLVFPAILLLIGSNILFGWAKPVPINPFRFRDLRKGTFFVSIAGVCMNLALASTFGLLYRIAEAGYLDFLTPAVVQPLVIFFVKSVMINTVLAVFNIIPIPPLDGSRAIMSFFSLKHWELFYRFEMYGFLIIMLLLFTGILQRIIAPIVIFLYGVFLGL, from the coding sequence ATGAATGTTCAGGATCTTGTGATAGCCATACCAGCTATAATGGTTGCAGTTATACTTCATGAATATGCCCACGGATGGGTTGCGTATAAAATGGGAGATCCAACCGCAAAGGAGGAAGGAAGGCTAACCCTAAACCCAATCCCACACATTGACCTTTTGGGAACCTTAGTTTTCCCAGCCATACTCCTGTTGATCGGCTCAAACATACTCTTTGGTTGGGCAAAACCAGTTCCTATAAACCCTTTTAGGTTCAGGGACCTAAGAAAGGGAACCTTCTTTGTATCTATAGCGGGCGTGTGTATGAATTTAGCCTTAGCATCCACCTTTGGACTTTTATATAGGATCGCAGAAGCAGGCTATTTGGACTTTCTAACTCCAGCGGTGGTCCAGCCCCTTGTGATCTTCTTTGTTAAGTCGGTGATGATAAACACCGTGTTGGCGGTTTTTAACATAATACCAATCCCTCCATTGGATGGTAGTAGGGCGATCATGAGCTTCTTTTCCTTAAAACATTGGGAGCTTTTTTACAGATTTGAAATGTACGGTTTTCTTATCATTATGCTCCTTCTCTTTACAGGCATTTTACAAAGGATCATCGCTCCCATTGTGATATTCTTATATGGGGTGTTCTTGGGATTATGA
- a CDS encoding bifunctional nuclease family protein, producing MFEMVVHGVTLDPVSQMPIVVLKSKEEDDVILPIWIGIFEADSILRELQKVEPPRPMTYELMKNLILQMGGVVDKVVISDLRDSTYYAEIHIIQGNNLLVIDSRPSDAINLALRFSAPIFVEESVIEKSRVPKPEEDEEKEKLREWLENIKPEDFEKGLS from the coding sequence ATGTTTGAGATGGTAGTACATGGTGTAACCTTAGACCCAGTATCCCAAATGCCCATAGTGGTTCTAAAGTCTAAGGAAGAAGACGATGTAATACTTCCCATATGGATAGGCATTTTTGAAGCGGATAGTATCCTTCGAGAACTTCAAAAGGTAGAGCCCCCAAGACCGATGACCTACGAGCTTATGAAGAACCTTATATTGCAAATGGGAGGAGTGGTAGATAAAGTGGTGATAAGTGATCTAAGAGATAGTACTTACTACGCAGAGATTCACATAATTCAAGGGAACAACCTTCTTGTAATTGATTCAAGACCCAGCGACGCTATAAACTTAGCTTTAAGGTTTTCAGCTCCGATATTTGTAGAAGAGTCTGTGATAGAAAAGTCAAGGGTGCCAAAGCCAGAGGAGGACGAAGAAAAAGAAAAGTTGAGAGAGTGGCTGGAAAACATAAAACCAGAGGACTTTGAAAAAGGTTTAAGCTGA
- a CDS encoding ABC transporter ATP-binding protein produces the protein MIFVENLFKVYPDGTKALKGVSFSVAKGEFLGLMGPSGSGKSTLLHLIAGLEKPTTGRVFVEGIEITAMDEDQLSDFRKNNIAFIFQFYYLLEDFSVLENLTIVGELVGQKDPKKKALEILEFLRLSHRKNHKPYQLSGGEQQRTAIGRALMLEPKIILADEPTGNLDLEEGKKIFELFLELRRQRGITFIIATHNQEMKNYFDRILRLKDGVLED, from the coding sequence GTGATCTTTGTTGAAAACTTGTTCAAGGTATATCCAGACGGCACCAAGGCTTTAAAGGGGGTCAGCTTTAGTGTAGCTAAAGGTGAGTTTTTGGGTCTAATGGGACCCTCTGGCTCAGGCAAAAGCACGCTACTTCATCTAATAGCGGGTTTAGAAAAACCCACCACTGGAAGGGTTTTTGTAGAAGGGATAGAAATAACCGCTATGGACGAGGATCAACTTTCTGATTTTAGAAAAAATAACATTGCCTTTATATTTCAGTTTTACTACCTTTTGGAAGACTTTAGCGTTTTGGAAAATCTAACAATTGTGGGAGAGCTGGTAGGCCAAAAGGATCCAAAAAAGAAAGCTTTAGAAATATTGGAGTTTTTAAGGCTATCCCACAGAAAGAATCACAAACCTTACCAGCTATCGGGAGGGGAGCAACAGAGAACTGCCATTGGAAGAGCGCTCATGTTAGAGCCCAAGATCATACTTGCAGACGAACCAACGGGAAACTTGGACTTAGAAGAAGGTAAAAAGATCTTTGAGCTTTTCTTAGAGCTCAGAAGACAAAGAGGCATAACCTTTATAATAGCTACCCACAATCAGGAGATGAAAAACTACTTTGACAGGATTTTGAGGTTAAAGGATGGAGTTTTGGAAGATTGA
- the nadC gene encoding carboxylating nicotinate-nucleotide diphosphorylase, with protein MEFWKIDRILLNFLEEDVGFGDITTESICRGERAKAVFLAKEKGVCAGLDFSIRIFQLLGDVKVIRAWEEGKEFKKGDVLLEIEASAEVLLKGERTALNLLQRLSGIAFLTREFVKRLQGTKTRLLDTRKTTPGLRYFEKYAVRMGGGTNHRFALYDMVLIKDNHKRIAGGIGEAIRRVKERIGPAYKIEVEVESLEELEEALSWKVDIVLLDNFSPQMVREAIKLIGGRAEVEVSGNITLDNIKDYAIEGVDYISSGSITHSARWLDISMRVL; from the coding sequence ATGGAGTTTTGGAAGATTGATAGGATCCTACTTAACTTTTTGGAGGAAGACGTAGGATTTGGAGACATAACTACAGAAAGCATATGCAGAGGAGAAAGGGCTAAAGCGGTATTTTTAGCCAAAGAAAAGGGTGTGTGCGCAGGACTTGATTTTTCTATAAGAATTTTTCAACTGCTTGGAGATGTAAAGGTAATAAGAGCTTGGGAGGAAGGAAAGGAGTTCAAAAAGGGGGATGTGCTTTTGGAAATTGAAGCAAGCGCGGAGGTGCTTTTGAAGGGAGAAAGGACCGCCTTAAATCTACTTCAGAGACTAAGCGGTATTGCTTTTCTGACGAGGGAGTTTGTCAAAAGGCTTCAGGGAACAAAAACAAGACTTTTGGACACAAGAAAAACTACACCAGGACTCAGATACTTTGAAAAGTATGCGGTAAGGATGGGAGGAGGAACGAACCATCGGTTTGCTTTATACGATATGGTGCTCATAAAAGACAACCACAAGCGCATAGCGGGAGGTATAGGGGAAGCTATAAGAAGGGTAAAAGAAAGAATAGGACCTGCTTATAAAATAGAGGTGGAAGTAGAGAGTTTGGAGGAATTAGAAGAAGCCTTAAGCTGGAAGGTAGATATTGTTTTGCTTGATAACTTTAGTCCGCAGATGGTAAGGGAGGCGATAAAGCTAATAGGGGGAAGGGCTGAGGTTGAAGTTTCTGGAAATATAACCCTTGATAACATAAAAGACTACGCTATAGAAGGTGTGGATTATATATCCAGTGGGTCAATCACCCACTCCGCAAGATGGTTGGATATTAGTATGAGGGTTTTATAA
- the glgP gene encoding alpha-glucan family phosphorylase — translation MIAYFAMEIGLEDRIPTYSGGLGTLAGDTLYAYADIGIPAVGITLLYKKGYVSQRITPSGMQLDFDTPWDYKKILKPTNLQLQISFGDLVQEFTAWEYSIIGREEVKVFFLDASLPKNDPEIRKLNDRLYYDDGILRLRQEILLGIGGYRLLKALGYNISVYHINESHSAFLIVELLREFGSKEEVRKRCVFTTHTPVPVGHDKFPVDMVKQELKSYDHIDWDKEAEEGFINLSKLALNYSGKVNAVSYKHMFVSSNIFPECSVFSEGHCKMYYVTNGVYHKRWIHREIQELFNEYIPGWDENPILLGQAYYIPSELLLKAHMRVKSDLVNLVNKLTDSSFSDDVFTICVARRMTAYKRNNLILSDIERLKYIAEHNGYMQIIFAGKAHPKDTFGKEMIADIINKSKKLKEITRSVKVAFLENYSIEMAKLLVAGCDVWLNNPRRPYEACGTSGMKAGMNGVLNFSTWDGWWLEGGIEGINGWGIGPKPKWDDLSESNDKEDLEDIYGKLAHIILPMFYSRKDEWVRMMKNSIATIGAYFNTYRMAYEYLGKIYQIGLR, via the coding sequence ATGATAGCTTACTTTGCAATGGAAATAGGATTGGAAGATAGGATACCCACTTACAGTGGAGGGTTGGGAACGCTTGCTGGGGACACGCTTTACGCATACGCAGATATTGGAATACCTGCGGTAGGTATAACCCTTCTTTACAAAAAAGGATACGTTTCTCAAAGAATAACCCCAAGCGGTATGCAGTTAGACTTTGATACGCCATGGGACTACAAAAAGATTCTAAAACCTACTAATCTGCAATTGCAAATAAGCTTTGGGGACTTAGTCCAAGAATTCACCGCTTGGGAATACTCAATAATCGGCAGGGAAGAGGTTAAGGTTTTTTTTCTTGATGCAAGCTTGCCAAAGAACGACCCGGAGATAAGAAAACTAAACGACAGACTGTATTACGACGATGGCATACTTAGACTGCGCCAAGAGATACTCTTAGGAATAGGTGGATACAGACTTTTGAAGGCCCTTGGATACAACATAAGTGTTTATCACATAAACGAAAGCCATTCTGCCTTTTTAATAGTTGAACTTCTAAGGGAGTTTGGAAGTAAAGAGGAGGTTCGTAAAAGGTGCGTTTTTACCACACACACGCCCGTGCCCGTAGGACACGACAAGTTTCCGGTAGATATGGTAAAGCAAGAGCTAAAGTCCTACGATCATATAGATTGGGATAAGGAGGCTGAAGAAGGCTTTATAAACCTCTCTAAGCTTGCCTTAAACTACAGCGGAAAAGTAAATGCAGTTTCTTACAAACACATGTTTGTGTCCTCAAATATTTTCCCTGAATGCTCTGTTTTTTCAGAAGGTCACTGTAAGATGTATTATGTGACCAACGGCGTTTATCACAAAAGGTGGATCCATCGGGAAATTCAGGAACTGTTTAACGAGTACATACCAGGTTGGGACGAAAATCCCATCCTTCTTGGCCAAGCATACTACATTCCTTCCGAGCTACTCCTAAAAGCCCACATGAGGGTAAAGAGTGATCTGGTAAATTTGGTAAATAAACTGACAGATTCCAGCTTTTCGGATGATGTTTTCACTATATGCGTAGCAAGAAGGATGACCGCTTACAAAAGGAACAATCTAATACTTTCTGATATAGAAAGGCTAAAATATATAGCGGAGCACAACGGATATATGCAGATTATCTTTGCTGGCAAGGCACATCCAAAGGACACCTTTGGAAAGGAAATGATAGCGGACATAATCAACAAGTCTAAGAAGCTCAAAGAGATAACAAGAAGCGTAAAGGTAGCCTTTTTGGAAAATTACAGCATTGAAATGGCAAAACTTTTGGTTGCGGGGTGTGACGTGTGGCTGAATAATCCAAGGAGGCCATACGAGGCGTGTGGAACAAGCGGGATGAAAGCTGGAATGAACGGGGTGCTGAATTTTAGCACCTGGGACGGTTGGTGGTTGGAGGGAGGCATTGAAGGTATAAACGGCTGGGGTATTGGTCCAAAGCCAAAGTGGGATGATCTTTCTGAGTCCAACGATAAAGAAGACTTAGAGGACATCTACGGAAAATTAGCCCATATAATATTGCCTATGTTCTACAGCAGAAAGGACGAATGGGTCAGAATGATGAAAAACAGCATTGCAACCATAGGAGCTTACTTTAATACTTACAGAATGGCTTACGAATACTTAGGTAAAATTTATCAAATTGGTTTGAGGTAA
- a CDS encoding ferritin-like domain-containing protein → MSKKELISLLLYDVALEHSAIVQYLYHIFLITDANITSEIEEIARQEMRHLKWFAQKVVQLGGEVVLDRLEDMIMVGGPDWADMLSKDVLAEEMAIEIYTKQLDVVKDDSVKRLLERVIKDENTHKFEFSELRDKVKEGMICYQEERQKVDQKTLEVLNKFLQEEYASIIKYLYQFFHSKDINHRDVMLDIAIESMVHMGKIGEKIGELGGMPNIKTDLSPIKYKGMQESLKEDIAFEQQAMGEYEKDIKSLADPEIKRLFEFIEHQEEYHRHMLMELFKKMRKLTVGDLRKSKDD, encoded by the coding sequence ATGAGCAAAAAAGAGCTTATAAGCTTACTACTTTATGACGTTGCCTTAGAACACTCTGCCATAGTTCAGTATCTTTATCACATATTTCTGATAACCGATGCCAACATAACCTCCGAAATAGAGGAAATAGCCCGGCAAGAGATGCGTCATCTGAAGTGGTTTGCCCAAAAGGTGGTTCAGCTTGGAGGGGAGGTAGTCCTTGACAGGTTAGAGGACATGATAATGGTGGGTGGTCCAGATTGGGCGGACATGCTTTCAAAGGATGTGCTTGCGGAAGAGATGGCTATAGAGATCTACACAAAGCAGTTGGATGTTGTAAAAGATGACTCGGTAAAGAGGCTCTTAGAAAGGGTCATAAAGGACGAAAACACCCATAAATTTGAGTTTAGTGAGTTAAGAGACAAGGTTAAAGAGGGGATGATTTGTTACCAAGAAGAAAGACAAAAAGTAGATCAAAAAACCTTAGAGGTGCTCAACAAGTTCCTACAGGAGGAGTATGCAAGCATAATAAAATACCTTTACCAGTTCTTCCACTCAAAGGACATAAACCACAGGGATGTTATGCTTGACATAGCCATAGAGAGCATGGTGCATATGGGAAAGATAGGAGAAAAGATAGGAGAGCTTGGTGGTATGCCCAATATAAAGACGGACCTTTCACCTATAAAATACAAAGGTATGCAAGAAAGTTTGAAAGAAGATATAGCTTTTGAACAGCAAGCCATGGGTGAGTATGAGAAGGACATAAAAAGCTTAGCAGACCCAGAAATAAAAAGACTTTTTGAATTTATAGAGCATCAAGAAGAGTATCACAGACATATGCTGATGGAACTTTTTAAGAAGATGAGAAAACTCACGGTGGGAGATCTGAGAAAGAGCAAAGATGATTGA